One Vanessa cardui chromosome 4, ilVanCard2.1, whole genome shotgun sequence genomic window carries:
- the LOC124544370 gene encoding organic cation transporter protein-like: MCAQKVISEKKMDLDDILAKFGIFQSYHLQMMILTFFAFVTNALYSANFVFVAEEVNYRCKDDLDNLDYCSANSTQVCSEWIYDDPDSFVAYFQLACQEWKRTLVGTVHSFGYMCGLLLVGPMSDRLGRKTAVIITGILGGFFGIVRSFSPWYWFYIAMEFLEAALGDCCSPMYVLTIEIVSTKKRLVFYMMCGFGYCFGGMALSLFAWLTPDWRWFLRAIYLPTFLFFTYIYLLDESPRWLLTKGRKDKAVAILEKAAKKNDIVIEKDVLEKLSSEVSPDVPYKELLKDTFKSTKLRRRFFVCLVWWTASTFVNYGMIINSVSLQGDKYLNFALVASVEIPGNIIVTYVLIHFKRKLPLMFSFFAGAVLCLTLPFIPEDLPWISISFFMAGKLMSSFFFAITYMYTSELFPTYTRNSMHALCSSLGRIGSIIAPQTPLLITYWSGLPALVFGTVSFLAGLTTFLVPDVSDDLLPDTVVQAEALGKSKIPSKALENHNEADVSQL, encoded by the exons ATGTGTGCGCAAAAAGTTATCAGTGAAAAGAAAATGGATTTGGATGATATTCTCGCAAAATTTGGAATATTTCAAAGTTATCATTTACAAATGATGATTTTAACATTTTTCGCGTTTGTAACAAATGCTCTGTACAGCGCGAATTTTGTCTTCGTTGCTGAGGAAGTTAATTACag ATGTAAAGACGATTTGGATAATTTAGACTACTGCTCTGCTAATTCGACGCAAGTCTGTTCGGAGTGGATATACGATGATCCAGACAGCTTTGTAGCATAC TTTCAGCTAGCTTGTCAAGAATGGAAGAGAACGTTAGTTGGAACGGTGCACAGTTTTGGGTATATGTGCGGTCTCCTTCTCGTTGGACCCATGTCGGATAG aCTTGGGAGAAAAACCGCTGTGATTATAACAGGTATCTTGGGTGGATTTTTCGGTATTGTAAGGAGTTTCTCGCCGTGGTACTGGTTCTATATTGCTATGGAATTTCTGGAAGCAGCCTTAGGAGATTGTTGTTCTCCAATGTATGTACTAA CGATTGAAATAGTTTCCACTAAGAAGAGACTGGTGTTTTACATGATGTGTGGTTTTGGATATTGCTTTGGGGGTATGGCCCTATCCCTATTTGCCTGGTTAACACCAGACTGGAGATGGTTCTTAAGAGCAATATATTTACCAACATTCCTATTTTTTACCTACATATATCTGCTCGATGAAAGTCCAAGGTGGCTTCTGACTAAAGGACGAAAAGATAAGGCTGTAGCTATTCTCGAAAAGGCAGCTAAGAAAAACGATATTGTTATAGAAAAGGATGTTCTAGAAAAGTTATCGAGTGAAGTCAGTCCAGATGTCCCTTACAAAGAATTGTTGAAAGATACGTTCAAATCTACGAAATTAAGGAGAAGATTTTTCGTATGCCTAGTTTGGTGGACAGCATCTACATTTGTAAACTATGGAATGATCATTAATTCCGTATCTTTACAGGGagataaatacttaaatttcgCTCTTGTAGCGTCAGTGGAAATTCCAGGAAATATAATCGTTACTTACGTATTGattcattttaaaagaaaattgccATTAATGTTTTCGTTCTTCGCTGGTGCAGTTTTATGCTTAACACTGCCATTTATACCAGAAG ATTTGCCATGgatatcaatttcatttttcatgGCGGGCAAGCTGATGAGTTCTTTCTTTTTCGCCATAACCTACATGTACACGTCGGAGCTGTTTCCGACGTACACCCGAAATTCGATGCACGCTTTGTGCTCCTCCCTTGGCCGCATCGGATCCATCATCGCGCCCCAGACTCCACTcctg aTAACCTACTGGTCTGGTCTGCCAGCTCTAGTTTTTGGTACCGTCTCCTTCTTAGCTGGTCTTACTACATTCCTAGTACCCGACGTGTCAGATGACTTGTTACCAGATACCGTAGTACAAGCTGAAGCTCTGGGGAAATCAAAAATCCCTTCCAAAGCCTTAGAGAACCATAACGAAGCGGATGTATCTCAGCtgtga